A window of Epinephelus fuscoguttatus linkage group LG24, E.fuscoguttatus.final_Chr_v1 contains these coding sequences:
- the LOC125885058 gene encoding E3 ubiquitin-protein ligase TRIM63-like: MDIQTGQVVRPVSAMESLEKQLSCPICLDMFTKPVVILPCQHNLCRGCANDLYESRNPYHFSGGTFRCPTCRFEVVLDRHGVYGLQRNLLVENIIDIYKQQQESKTGDGEDPPLKDKDAKEPRCKEHEDERINIYCVSCQTPTCSMCKVFGQHKDCEVSPLHAVYQSQKNELRSAVEVLAAANSCVQAVMAQMDDTCKLIQENGELQRRRLGESFDLLYAILEERKGELLEHIDREEQSKVTVLRTLAEQHKQQLQLSNQLQEKLTQSLQACGAAEFLLAAKQLQEEARQATAAAQLQGPEPGYESMEHLSVDTQQVEALLTCMDFRQGGEDVDQDAGRE, from the coding sequence atgGATATTCAGACGGGTCAGGTGGTGCGTCCCGTCAGCGCCATGGAGAGTCTGGAGAAGCAGCTGAGCTGTCCCATCTGCCTGGACATGTTCACCAAGCCGGTGGTCATCCTGCCGTGCCAACACAACCTGTGCCGCGGCTGCGCCAACGACCTCTACGAGTCCAGGAACCCCTACCATTTCTCCGGGGGAACCTTCCGCTGCCCCACCTGCCGCTTCGAGGTGGTCCTGGACCGGCACGGCGTGTACGGGCTGCAGAGGAATCTCCTGGTGGAGAACATCATCGACATCtacaagcagcagcaggagagcaAGACGGGTGACGGCGAGGACCCGCCGCTGAAGGACAAAGACGCCAAGGAGCCCCGGTGTAAGGAGCACGAGGACGAACGCATCAACATCTACTGCGTCAGCTGCCAGACGCCCACCTGCTCCATGTGCAAGGTGTTTGGACAGCACAAGGACTGCGAGGTATCACCGCTGCACGCCGTCTACCAGAGCCAGAAGAACGAGCTGCGTTCCGCCGTAGAGGTGCTCGCTGCCGCAAACAGCTGCGTCCAAGCCGTCATGGCTCAAATGGACGACACGTGCAAGCTGATCCAGGAGAACGGAGAGCTGCAACGGAGGCGGCTGGGCGAGAGCTTCGACTTGCTGTacgccatcctggaggagcgtAAAGGCGAGCTGCTGGAGCACATCGACCGCGAGGAGCAGAGCAAAGTGACGGTGCTCAGGACGCTGGCGGAGCAGCacaagcagcagctgcagctcagcaaCCAGCTGCAGGAGAAGCTGACGCAGAGCCTGCAGGCCTGCGGCGCCGCTGAGTTCCTGCTCGCCGCCAAGCAGCTGCAAGAGGAGGCGCGGCAGGCAACCGCGGCGGCGCAGCTACAGGGGCCCGAGCCGGGGTACGAGAGCATGGAGCACCTGAGTGTGGACACCCAGCAGGTGGAGGCGCTACTCACCTGCATGGACTTCAGACAGGGCGGCGAGGACGTAGACCAGGACGCTGGCAGAGAGTGA
- the LOC125885062 gene encoding CD276 antigen homolog: MTGLPSEGQVVLWGLMLVCTVTTGTAQLKVSACIGNSVLLPCIYDVSSQPVSVFWRDEDNRVVLDIKQNVPNNSTQDGKFSGRVFSHPELYRKGNFSVTMRDVLPSDSGLYDCVFPALSDRHKVSLTVSERCDKAAATPPPSSPAPPGASGGGAAVTPTCFIFLLTPPLLHCLTASSFL, encoded by the exons ATGACCGGTTTGCCGAG tgaaGGACAGGTGGTTCTCTGGGGGCTGATGTTGGTGTGCACAGTCACTACAG gaacCGCCCAGCTGAAAGTCAGCGCTTGTATCGGAAACAGCGTCCTGCTGCCGTGCATCTACGACGTGTCCTCTCAACCTGTGTCCGTCTTCTGGAGGGATGAAGACAACAGAGTGGTGTTGGACATCAAACAAAACGTCCCAAACAATTCGACGCAGGACGGGAAGTTCAGCGGTCGAGTGTTCAGTCATCCGGAGCTGTACAGGAAGGGGAACTTCTCCGTCACCATGAGGGACGTCTTGCCGTCAGACAGCGGACTGTACGACTGTGTGTTCCCCGCGCTGAGTGACCGGCACAAAGTCTCACTCACCGTCTCAG AACGCTGTGATAAAGCTGCAGCGACTCCGCCTCCATCTTCTCCTGCTCCTCCAGGAGCGTCAGGTGGAGGTGCCGCAGTCACACCCACCtgcttcatcttcctcctgactcctcctcttcttcattgTCTGACAGCGAGCtccttcctgtaa
- the ackr3b gene encoding atypical chemokine receptor 3b isoform X2 → MSLSTNDLTELMELWEELNLTAADHDNLSHVEALLCSGAVSHASFLHILSVFYIFIFLVGLAANALVVWVNLRSNQNRYETHLYILNLAVADLCAVATLPVWVTSLLQDGRWSFGEAVCKLTHLVFSVNLFSSIFFLTCMSVDRYLSVTLFAGAPDSRRKKVVRRLICVLVWLLALVASIPDTYFLQAVKSSHNDGAICRPVYPPENPREWMVGVQLSFIVLGFAIPFPIIAIFYLLLAAVIPPSSDQERRISRRIILSYIVVFLVCWLPFHTVLLLDTLSLLNILPFSCRLENFLDVALHLTQCFSLVHCCINPILYNFLNRNYRYDLMKAFIFKYSTKTGLARLIDGSHASETEYSAVMMDNSNPM, encoded by the coding sequence ATGAGTCTGAGCACCAACGACCTCACAGAGCTCATGGAGCTGTGGGAGGAGCTAAACCTGACCGCCGCCGACCACGACAATCTGTCCCATGTGGAGGCGCTGCTGTGTTCAGGTGCCGTCAGCCACGCCTCCTTCCTCCACATCCTCTCCGTCTTCTACATTTTCATCTTCCTGGTGGGCCTTGCCGCCAACGCCCTGGTGGTGTGGGTCAACCTTCGCTCCAACCAGAACCGCTATGAGACTCACCTGTACATCCTGAACCTGGCTGTAGCTGACCTGTGCGCTGTGGCCACGCTGCCGGTGTGGGTGACGTCACTGCTGCAGGACGGGCGCTGGTCGTTTGGAGAGGCCGTCTGTAAACTCACTCACCTCGTATTCAGTGTCAACCTCTTCAGCAGCATCTTCTTCCTCACCTGCATGAGTGTGGACCGCTACCTGTCTGTCACGCTGTTTGCAGGCGCCCCCGACAGCCGAAGGAAGAAGGTGGTGCGGCGGCTGATCTGCGTCCTGGTTTGGCTGCTGGCGCTGGTGGCCTCCATCCCTGACACCTACTTCCTGCAGGCGGTCAAGTCGTCTCACAATGATGGGGCCATCTGTCGGCCAGTGTACCCGCCTGAAAACCCTCGGGAGTGGATGGTAGGTGTTCAGCTGAGCTTCATCGTGCTCGGCTTTGCCATCCCTTTCCCTATCATTGCCATCTTCTACCTACTCCTGGCGGCAGTGATTCCCCCCAGCTCGGACCAGGAGCGCCGCATCAGCCGCCGCATCATCCTCTCTTACATTGTGGTCTTCCTGGTGTGCTGGCTACCATTCCACACTGTCCTCCTGCTGGACACGCTGTCACTGCTCAACATCCTGCCATTCAGCTGCCGGCTGGAGAACTTCCTGGACGTGGCGCTGCACCTGACACAGTGCTTCTCGCTGGTCCACTGCTGCATCAACCCCATCCTCTACAACTTCCTCAACAGGAACTACCGCTACGACCTCATGAAGGCCTTCATCTTCAAGTATTCCACCAAGACGGGGCTTGCCAGGCTCATAGACGGCTCACACGCCTCTGAGACGGAGTACTCTGCGGTTATGATGGACAATAGCAACCCAATGTGA
- the LOC125885050 gene encoding dynein regulatory complex protein 11-like codes for MTSHRKWAAVHGALQDLLQEEFPVEPPGPQVDRLQLLQDRAILYLKYLQIFRSLEEVYEQLVQPQRRRAVRVVLDGLTGRILELKSQMVELELSEFHYFDDLLLDLKMTPKDLEIPVPRYFLREKTQLQAKFANILETVQANQTVSPVQSMSLEKAVRLLQVSERVRQGRIRAQFVKELLQSERGFHSRTWKPTNLTPDQAAIQIQKVWRGHSQRNRTNTLRTQEMISLGMIPAGPPGPTSAQLQARQASLDRKLIQNQNEEEYQRAQLRVKQSILDVEGTNVRETLQEQIRQWSSECRDATGTFPDFPDSEDGGSAAIFCHKTPEQVSAELAVRREDGEKKKSRQRGGVEKRRRRKRRTEEDGGQFNPRSSFLPDIVKGHETFTDVWRCRDDHGQQSLDFQLLREEKRQEVEQEVRVQVDELMRAELENLRLVVDRTQKKKKKKKKKKKKKTGSRKKKTKKKDLTSDRSLQSLCEELILQGFLVQPMNIKLSDYIGEYNYLASTLRQVNIEPMPSLSDVRQLVALYAVLPLGSQAVLEKFLVAKTLLLAGPSGVGKKTLVHAVCSETGAHLFHLSPAHLNNRYPGRGGAAYLLHLIFKVAGELQPSVIWIEDAEKIFYKKTPKTGRESDPRRLKKDLLKSLKTLKLEDRVLVIGTTRRPFDAEIKPFCEVYKKIILIPRPDYASRLVLWRELLRAEGAEPGPALDLSSLAKITDGFTQGHILQAARSVLRPHRLKKLHLQPLTAAEFIQSLSRMEPVYREEEEAFRVWFSRTPLSHRKAQAAKTNEEEGRRGRGRGGGRKKKSKEDKNKTKKKKMKR; via the exons ATGACGTCACACAG gaagtgggcgGCGGTTCACGGCGCTCTCCAGGATCTCCTTCAGGAGGAGTTTCCTGTTGAGCCTCCTGGTCCTCAGGTGGACCGgctgcagctcctccaggacCGGGCCATTCTGTACCTTAAGTACCTGCAGATCTTCCGCAGTCTGGAGGAGGTCTACGAGCAGCTGGTGCAGCCCCAGAGGAGGCGGGCGGTCCGGGTGGTTCTGGACGGGCTGACGGGTCGGATCCTGGAGCTCAAGAGTCAGATGGTGGAGCTGGAGCTCTCCGAGTTCCACTACTTTGATGACCTGCTGCTAGACCTGAAGATGACCCCG aaggACCTGGAGATCCCCGTACCCCGATACTTCCTGAGAGAGAAGACTCAGCTGCAGGCAAAGTTCGCCAACATCCTGGAAACAGTCCAAGCCAATCAGACG GTGAGTCCAGTCCAGTCCATGAGTCTGGAGAAGGCGGTCCGTCTGCTGCAGGTGTCTGAGCGCGTCCGGCAGGGACGAATCAGAGCCCAGTTCGTGAAGGAGCTCCTCCAATCAGAGAGAGGCTTCCACAGCCGCACCTGGAAACCCACAAACCTGACCCCGGATCAGGCTGCGATCCAGATCCAGAAG gtgtgGAGAGGTCACAGTCAGAGGAACCGCACCAACACTCTGAGAACCCAGGAGATGATTTCTCTTGGAATG ATCCCAGCGGGGCCTCCTGGTCCCACTTCAGCTCAGCTGCAGGCTCGACAGGCATCATTGGATCGGAAGCTGATCCAGAATCAGAACGAGGAGGAGTACCAGAGAGCTCAACTTAGAGTGAAGCAGTCCATTCTAGACGTGGAGGGAACCAACGTCAGGGAGACTCTGCAGGAACAGATCCGACAGTGGTCCAGCGAGTGCAG GGACGCCACGGGGACGTTTCCAGACTTCCCTGACAGTGAGGACGGAGGGTCGGCTGCCATATTCTGTCACAAAACACCTGAGCAG GTTTCAGCTGAGCTGGCGGTGAGGCGGGAGGacggagagaagaagaagagcagacagagaggaggagtagagaagaggaggaggaggaagaggaggacagag GAGGACGGTGGTCAGTTTAATCCTCGCAGCAGTTTCCTCCCCGACATCGTCAAAGGTCACGAAACCTTCACAG atgtGTGGCGTTGCCGTGACGACCATGGGCAGCAGAGTTTGGACTTCCAGCTGctcagagaggagaagagacaggaagtggaacAGGAAGTCAGAGTCCAG GTGGATGAGCTGATGAGGGCGGAGCTGGAGAACCTCCGACTGGTGGTGGACAGaacacagaagaaaaagaagaagaagaagaagaagaagaagaagaagacaggaagtagaaAG aagaagacgaagaagaaggaCCTGACATCTGACAG GTCTCTACAGTCTCTGTGTGAGGAATTGATCCTGCAGGGTTTCCTCGTCCAACCAATGAACATCAAGCTCTCCGACTACATcg GTGAGTACAATTACCTGGCCTCGACCCTCAGACAGGTGAACATTGAACCAATGCCATCTCTGTCCGACGTCAGACAGCTGGTCGCTCTGTACGCCGTCCTGCCGCTGG GATCTCAGGCGGTCCTGGAAAAGTTCCTGGTGGCGAAGACTCTGCTGCTGGCCGGTCCGTCTGGAGTCGGTAAGAAGACGTTGGTTCATGCCGTTTGCAGCGAGACAGGAGCTCACCTGTTCCACCTGAGCCCCGCCCACCTGAACAACAGGTACCCTGGCAGAGGAGGAGCTGCCTACCTGCTGCACCTGATCTTCAAG GTAGCAGGTGAGCTGCAGCCGTCTGTGATCTGGATCGAAGATGCCGAAAAAATCTTCTACAAGAAAACTCCAAAAACTGGCAGAGAG TCGGATCCTCGGAGGCTGAAGAAAGACCTGCTGAAGTCTCTGAAGACTCTGAAACTGGAGGACCGAGTTCTGGTGATCGGGACGACTCGCAGACCGTTTGATGCAGAAATCAAACCGTTCTGTGAAGTCTACAAGAAGATCATCCTGATCCCAAGACCAGACTACGCATCCAGACTGG TCCTGTGGCGGGAGCTGCTGCGTGCTGAGGGGGCGGAGCCAGGTCCGGCCCTGGACCTCAGCTCATTGGCCAAGATCACTGACGGCTTCACTCAGGGTCACATCCTGCAGGCGGCCCGCTCGGTGCTCCGCCCCCACAGGCTCAAGAAACTCCACCTCCAACCGCTGACCGCCGCAGAGTTCATCCAATCACTGTCGAGAATGGAGCCGGTGTaccgggaggaggaggaggctttCAGG gtgTGGTTCAGTCGGACGCCGCTCAGCCACAGGAAGGCTCAAGCTGCCAAAACCAACGAAGAAGAAGGACGACGAggaagaggacgaggaggagggaggaaaaagaagagcaaagaggacaaaaacaagaccaagaagaagaagatgaaaagATAA
- the ackr3b gene encoding atypical chemokine receptor 3b isoform X1, which yields MVQGILAGSTSFSSECDLIIMSLSTNDLTELMELWEELNLTAADHDNLSHVEALLCSGAVSHASFLHILSVFYIFIFLVGLAANALVVWVNLRSNQNRYETHLYILNLAVADLCAVATLPVWVTSLLQDGRWSFGEAVCKLTHLVFSVNLFSSIFFLTCMSVDRYLSVTLFAGAPDSRRKKVVRRLICVLVWLLALVASIPDTYFLQAVKSSHNDGAICRPVYPPENPREWMVGVQLSFIVLGFAIPFPIIAIFYLLLAAVIPPSSDQERRISRRIILSYIVVFLVCWLPFHTVLLLDTLSLLNILPFSCRLENFLDVALHLTQCFSLVHCCINPILYNFLNRNYRYDLMKAFIFKYSTKTGLARLIDGSHASETEYSAVMMDNSNPM from the exons ATGGTTCAGGGCATTTTGGCAGGGAGCACAAGCTTCTCGTCAGA GTGTGACCTCATCATCATGAGTCTGAGCACCAACGACCTCACAGAGCTCATGGAGCTGTGGGAGGAGCTAAACCTGACCGCCGCCGACCACGACAATCTGTCCCATGTGGAGGCGCTGCTGTGTTCAGGTGCCGTCAGCCACGCCTCCTTCCTCCACATCCTCTCCGTCTTCTACATTTTCATCTTCCTGGTGGGCCTTGCCGCCAACGCCCTGGTGGTGTGGGTCAACCTTCGCTCCAACCAGAACCGCTATGAGACTCACCTGTACATCCTGAACCTGGCTGTAGCTGACCTGTGCGCTGTGGCCACGCTGCCGGTGTGGGTGACGTCACTGCTGCAGGACGGGCGCTGGTCGTTTGGAGAGGCCGTCTGTAAACTCACTCACCTCGTATTCAGTGTCAACCTCTTCAGCAGCATCTTCTTCCTCACCTGCATGAGTGTGGACCGCTACCTGTCTGTCACGCTGTTTGCAGGCGCCCCCGACAGCCGAAGGAAGAAGGTGGTGCGGCGGCTGATCTGCGTCCTGGTTTGGCTGCTGGCGCTGGTGGCCTCCATCCCTGACACCTACTTCCTGCAGGCGGTCAAGTCGTCTCACAATGATGGGGCCATCTGTCGGCCAGTGTACCCGCCTGAAAACCCTCGGGAGTGGATGGTAGGTGTTCAGCTGAGCTTCATCGTGCTCGGCTTTGCCATCCCTTTCCCTATCATTGCCATCTTCTACCTACTCCTGGCGGCAGTGATTCCCCCCAGCTCGGACCAGGAGCGCCGCATCAGCCGCCGCATCATCCTCTCTTACATTGTGGTCTTCCTGGTGTGCTGGCTACCATTCCACACTGTCCTCCTGCTGGACACGCTGTCACTGCTCAACATCCTGCCATTCAGCTGCCGGCTGGAGAACTTCCTGGACGTGGCGCTGCACCTGACACAGTGCTTCTCGCTGGTCCACTGCTGCATCAACCCCATCCTCTACAACTTCCTCAACAGGAACTACCGCTACGACCTCATGAAGGCCTTCATCTTCAAGTATTCCACCAAGACGGGGCTTGCCAGGCTCATAGACGGCTCACACGCCTCTGAGACGGAGTACTCTGCGGTTATGATGGACAATAGCAACCCAATGTGA